Proteins from a single region of Hermetia illucens chromosome 3, iHerIll2.2.curated.20191125, whole genome shotgun sequence:
- the LOC119651407 gene encoding patj homolog: MVLTTEWSQVEVIDLINDGNGLGFMLVGGRSTGVVIKALIPGGVAERDGRLQSGDHVLQIGDVNLRGFSSEQVATVLRQTGSQVRLVVARPVEPSVPEYQALASHAPIIPTKLLSDPDELSRQLYQNPSFATGAGFLNAQENEIQPLCSAHLELMGLPPIPSSVEIANVSQVLSPGSPLVPSIVTNFIELPETETYEVELRKNVYGLGITVAGYVCEEEDLSGIFVKSIIEGSAAEMSKKVQVNDRIVAVDGKSLAGVTNHQAVEILRNTGIIVNLTLERFLRGRKYEHLQVALTEIKSETQSQPSLPPSPSIATLSWAPPKSDADSADTEDGAECQIECELASHATFDSNMSMVLDNCENNHINDEDSTPNGSNDNGVPIGNGVHDSDPDAAEASEDGASINCDSENLASPDSSKPNTPTPTPSVNSTNALWRSEYPESEIIMTDINKLSGLGISLEGTVDVECGVEKRPHHFIRSILEDGPVGKDGKLKPGDELLQVNEHKLQGLTHTEVVKILKELPAQVKLVCARGPKPPSVINTSQDPEAFESRSLLPGGHECLKGLLTKAQSESSLYTSSTATLTDQQRSKSVEQVSGLALWSSEVIYIEIEKTERGFGFSILDYQDPLDPEGTVIVIRGLIPAGSAEATNAIFPGDRLISVAEHNLQGLTLDEAVSILKGMPLGLTKIGLCRPLSMSDNNIATPADSPSS; encoded by the coding sequence ATGGTTCTAACTACGGAATGGTCCCAAGTCGAGGTGATCGATTTAATAAACGACGGGAATGGACTTGGGTTTATGCTGGTCGGCGGGCGCAGTACGGGTGTCGTGATCAAGGCGCTGATCCCGGGCGGGGTGGCCGAGCGCGACGGCCGCCTACAAAGCGGCGACCACGTTTTGCAAATTGGCGATGTGAACCTGCGCGGCTTCAGTTCTGAACAGGTGGCTACGGTCCTGCGGCAGACAGGGTCTCAAGTTAGGCTGGTTGTTGCCAGGCCTGTGGAGCCTTCCGTCCCCGAGTACCAGGCGTTGGCTAGCCACGCACCCATTATCCCGACAAAGCTGCTCTCGGACCCGGATGAACTGAGCAGGCAGTTGTACCAGAACCCTTCGTTTGCAACCGGCGCGGGTTTTCTCAACGCCCAGGAGAACGAAATCCAACCGCTTTGCTCGGCGCATCTAGAACTGATGGGTCTACCCCCGATTCCGTCATCGGTGGAAATTGCAAACGTCTCCCAAGTTCTTTCGCCAGGTTCCCCGCTCGTTCCATCGATTGTCACCAATTTCATTGAACTTcctgagactgaaacgtacgaagTGGAGCTTCGAAAGAATGTTTACGGGCTAGGTATCACCGTCGCGGGATATGTTTGCGAGGAGGAGGACTTATCAGGCATATTTGTAAAAAGCATCATCGAGGGCAGTGCGGCCGAGATGAGCAAGAAAGTGCAAGTGAACGACCGGATAGTGGCGGTGGATGGGAAGTCATTGGCGGGCGTAACGAACCATCAAGCGGTGGAAATCTTGCGAAACACGGGGATTATCGTGAACCTTACTTTAGAGCGGTTTTTGAGAGGGCGGAAATACGAACATTTGCAGGTAGCACTGACTGAAATCAAAAGTGAAACCCAGTCACAGCCATCATTGCCGCCTTCTCCGTCGATCGCGACCCTGTCTTGGGCGCCCCCGAAATCCGATGCAGATTCCGCTGATACCGAAGACGGAGCGGAATGCCAGATAGAGTGCGAATTGGCCTCGCATGCCACGTTTGATTCGAATATGTCTATGGTCCTGGACAACTGCGAGAACAATCATATAAACGATGAAGATAGTACTCCCAATGGGAGCAACGATAACGGAGTACCAATCGGAAATGGAGTGCATGACTCAGATCCAGACGCTGCAGAAGCGAGTGAAGACGGCGCGTCAATTAACTGTGATAGCGAAAACCTGGCGAGCCCCGATAGCTCGAAACCAAATACTCCAACTCCGACGCCCAGCGTCAATTCCACGAACGCTCTGTGGCGTTCTGAGTATCCGGAGAGCGAGATCATCATGACTGACATAAACAAGCTCTCCGGGCTGGGGATCAGCTTGGAAGGCACTGTGGATGTTGAATGCGGCGTGGAGAAGCGACCGCATCACTTCATCCGATCTATCCTGGAAGATGGGCCTGTGGGGAAGGATGGGAAATTGAAACCCGGCGACGAGCTCCTCCAGGTCAATGAACATAAGCTCCAAGGACTGACCCACACTGAggttgttaaaatcctcaaggaaCTTCCAGCACAAGTGAAATTGGTATGTGCACGCGGGCCCAAACCGCCATCCGTGATAAACACCTCTCAAGATCCGGAAGCCTTTGAATCGCGTAGTTTGCTTCCTGGTGGCCACGAGTGCCTCAAAGGACTTCTGACCAAAGCGCAATCGGAGAGCTCTTTATACACGTCCAGCACAGCGACATTAACGGACCAGCAGCGGTCAAAGTCGGTGGAACAAGTGTCGGGATTGGCGCTCTGGAGCTCGGAAGTGATATATATAGAAATTGAAAAAACCGAACGTGGCTTCGGTTTCTCGATACTCGATTATCAGGACCCGTTGGATCCGGAGGGAACAGTGATTGTGATTCGAGGACTCATACCTGCTGGTTCGGCGGAGGCGACGAATGCGATATTCCCTGGAGATCGGCTAATTTCCGTGGCTGAGCACAACTTGCAAGGGCTTACGTTGGACGAAGCTGTCAGTATATTGAAAGGAATGCCTCTGGGATTAACCAAGATCGGATTGTGTAGGCCACTCTCGATGTCGGATAATAACATAGCAACACCGGCTGACTCGCCCAGCTCGTAG